From the Brassica napus cultivar Da-Ae chromosome A8, Da-Ae, whole genome shotgun sequence genome, one window contains:
- the LOC106367906 gene encoding ubiquitin-fold modifier-conjugating enzyme 1 — MEGWDPSTKSTLTRIPLLTTKAGPRDGDAWKQRLKEEYKSLIAYTQMNKSNDNDWFRISASNPEGTRWTGKCWYVHNLLKYEFDLQFDIPVTYPATAPELELPEIDGKTQKMYRGGKICLTVHFKPLWAKNCPRFGIAHALCLGLAPWLAAEIPILVDSGMIKHKDDAASSAES, encoded by the exons atggaaggaTGGGATCCGAGCACCAAATCGACCCTAACGCGAATCCCTCTCCTGACGACAAAGGCGGGGCCAAGAGACGGCGATGCATGGAAGCAGAGGCTTAAAGAAGAGTACAAATCTCTCATCGCATACACACAGATGAACAAGTCCAACGACAACGACTGGTTCCGCATCTCCGCGTCCAATCCCGAAGGTACCCGTTGGACTGGCAAGTGTTGGTACGTTCACAACCTCCTCAAGTACGAGTTCGATCTCCAATTCGATATCCCTGTTACCTACCCCGCCACTGCTCCCGAGCTTGAGTTGCCTGAGATTGACGGCAAAACTCAAAAG aTGTATCGAGGTGGGAAGATTTGTCTGACTGTGCATTTCAAGCCGCTCTGGGCTAAAAACTG TCCTAGGTTTGGAATAGCACATGCACTTTGTTTGGGGCTAGCTCCATGGCTTGCTGCAGAGATTCCAATTCTTGTGGACTCGGGTATGATTAAGCACAAAGATGACGCAGCCTCATCTGCCGAATCTTAG